In the genome of Yarrowia lipolytica chromosome 1B, complete sequence, the window GTACTTGTGACTGTAATCAGAAGCCTATTTTACAAATCTCATCCCACCACTGCACACAACATTATTCCaactactacttgtagtacacaacaccacatcCACACCATGCTACAAATCCGCAGATACTCGACATTCAACTCGGCCAAGTCTATGGCCGCGTCTGTGGCCAAACTCTTCGACAGACGACCGGAACTGAGCCCGGAAGAGACATCTCAGATCCTGGTGGAATCCATGGAAGGCACATTCGATAACTACATGAAGGGCAGAGAGAAGCACCTTAAACTGGACTCGTCATTCGGAGAGGCACCCAACGGTCTCAAACACCCTCAGCATGTGTCCTCCATGTCGCACTCTGATGTCGCGCAGCTGCTTCGATCTGCTACTTCTGAAACCCAAGTGTTTGTGACTCTTGAAGAGATCCCCAAGCTCAGTCTCAAGGTAATCAACGCGGCCCTCAGCAACCCCGCAGTGCACAGAATCGAGCCCATTGGAGCGCTGGTCAAGAACTACGGCCCAGCTCGTCACAACGTTGTGGGAGTGGGCTACGACGTGTTGTCGTGGAAGTGGCTGCTGGACCACGGCAAACACGAACAGGCACAGAACCTCGTCGAATCCAAGGTCTCGCTTTCGTGGATTCCGTCGCTCATGCAGCTGCCCCGGTACTACCCTGCCGTGGCCAACCTGTGGGCCAAGGCCGTCATCACGTGTCTCACTCCCGACGAAATTCACTCTATAGTCGCCGACAAGCTCGCATCGCCCATGGCAACGTCACATGAGCGAGGTGTTCAACTAGCTGTGACTCTATGGATCCAGGccgtcaaggacaagaaccCCATCTCTGAGCAGATCATCGACTCTTTTCTGTTCACTTCCGGAGGCGCCGACAAGCGAGCTCTGCCGCAATCCACTCTCGCCATGTTCTTCCAGATGCAGCAAGACTTTGACATTAAACACACCACTGCCGCAG includes:
- a CDS encoding uncharacterized protein (Compare to YALI0B03102g, no similarity), which translates into the protein MLQIRRYSTFNSAKSMAASVAKLFDRRPELSPEETSQILVESMEGTFDNYMKGREKHLKLDSSFGEAPNGLKHPQHVSSMSHSDVAQLLRSATSETQVFVTLEEIPKLSLKVINAALSNPAVHRIEPIGALVKNYGPARHNVVGVGYDVLSWKWLLDHGKHEQAQNLVESKVSLSWIPSLMQLPRYYPAVANLWAKAVITCLTPDEIHSIVADKLASPMATSHERGVQLAVTLWIQAVKDKNPISEQIIDSFLFTSGGADKRALPQSTLAMFFQMQQDFDIKHTTAAVKIFMGEGAKRQFCLESFFEYAIEMRDQHPERASAINTILQRQLVDPHPDLVLSKLSSNNILQSFRSKDLKKNGKKDRFTSRNLLNHV